The genomic interval AAAGTATCAAATAATGGTATTGTGAAACGCATATTTGAACAGCAAGCAGTCGATCTGAAGCAGAAGTTATGGGACTTTGTGGATGTCCAAGTTGATTACTTGTTCAAGGACATTCACACGACACTGAAGAGTCTTTGCAAACCAGCAAGAGCTCAGGCTGAGGATAAGAGGCCCAGTGGGAATGAGAAAGTACCCAGACAGCCTCCTTTAAAGAAGCAGTTTCAGCAGAAGGAAGCCCAGTCTCCTCCAACCAGTCTGAATCGAATCAAGCCTTGTTCTGGGGTGCCTTACAAAACAGGGCTTGGAAGTAGAGGCAAAGATATCAGAATCACACATGTAGAAAAAGACAGGAATACTGACCCACATCCAacagacagcctgaatccacaaACTGTGATTGACTTTGTTTCTCCTAAAAAGGTTGCTACAGCttcagagaaaaataacatgacTTCCTTGGTTGTCTCTCAAAGTGGCTCTTTGCTTGACAAAACTGACTTTGAGCTTCTCACAGAACAGCAGGCCTCCAGCTTAACATTCAATCTGGTCCGAGACTCTCAAATGGGAGAAATCTTTAAATGTCTCCTACAGGGTTCAGACTTATTAGAAACCAGTGGCATCACAGGCAGACAGCACAGCGTGGTCTGTCAGTACTCCCAggaaagacggagagagagtCATCAGCATCACCACTCCATCTAAATTTGACTCTCCATCTAAACTACTTTCCCCAACCAAATTTAATACACCCTCCAAGCTTATTGCTACATGGTCCAGCATTTCACCGCGCAAGATATCGTCTCCACAATCAAAAGATCAGATCCCACTGAACCCAGCTTTATTTGATGAAAGTTGCTTGTTAGAGGTGCCATCAGAGAATAGAGCGGCGATGCAGTCCAGCTTGACTTCACAAAGGTCTTATTCCATTCTGACTGAAGATCTGGCAGTCTCCCTCACCATTCCATCACCCCTTAAGTCTGACAGCCATCTCAGCTTCCTACAGCCGTCAAGTACACACATCATGTCAACTCCGGACAGCGTCATCAGCGCTCACATAAGCGAGGACGCTCTGCTGGACGGGGAGGATGCCACAGAGCAGGACATTCACCTTGCCCTCGACACCGACAACTCTAGCTGTGGCTCCAGCAGCAGCGCGGCCTCGGTGGCACTCGCCACCTCTTTCTTGTTCAAGCCCGACGTGCCCATGCAAGCGCTAGTGATGGAAAAGTCCAACGACCATTTCATTGTGAAGATCCGTCAGACAGCCGCGCGTGCAGATATCACACTCACTGCTGATGAGAGCTTGAGTCAAACACTAACAGAAGAAAATCAGCAACATAGAGAAGAAGACACAGCAGCCCAAAGTCGAGCTGATTTGTCAAACAAGTCCAAGAAGGGAAGCACTCCCTCATGTGCTGCACCATCAGAGAGCAGTCTGTCTAACTTGGCTGAAAGCCCTGGGACAGGTACAGAGATCTGTCTCACTCCAGATAAGAGCTCAACACTAACCAATCATCCATCCAACAAAAAAGAAGATACATCAACTCAACAGAGTACctcaaaatgtagtttttctgAGGAGTCACAGAAACTGTCTGAGTCTCTGAGAAATCCTCCAGCAACTAGTCCTTCAGAGAACCATTTGCACAATGGTATTCAAAGCTCTGATCATTTCTTTGTGCAGATGAGTCAGACAACAACCGGAGGAGGTGTCACTGCTGAGAGCACAAGTCACACACGTCGTGGAggagaaaacatgcaaactcttAAAAGTCCCTCAAGGGCTCTTTTGTCTGAGTCACAGAAAACGATCAGTCACTCTAAAACTGCAGTGGCAGATCACAGTCCACGCCACCCTACTGACACCTTTGAAACAAATCGAAGGAGCTGTGCCTCGCTGTCACATGTTTCAGACTCGGAGACAGATGGAATGGAGGTATCAGAGTCAGACAGAAGTCTTAGCATTGCAGAGGACGTAATCAACACACCAGAGACACACCAGAGAAACTGTGACAAAAGCAGGAAACGGAAGAAGCACCACGACAAATTAAAAGCGAAGCGGTccagaaaggaggaggaggagagtacAGAAGAGATGGAGTCTAAATCCAGGAAAGATGATAATGAGTCCAAATCCTTCCCGGCGTCTCTGTCCCCCAACAGTCTGTCAGCCAAAAATGTTGTAAAGAAGAAAGGCGAGGTGGTGATAGCATGGACAAGGTCAGTAGCTGATTCTGTGTTGTACTTCTCCCCAGTAggtgatttgttattttttaacacGGTGGGATGGCCCTGTGGGAGCACCCCTCTGCCCCCACACCACCTAGCCTAATTCTTGATATCATAATTGCAGttataattttgatttaatagAACTGCTATTAGGCtaaatacatattttgtatGGGCCTGTTCTTGTATTGGATGTGAACATTAAGCTTTTTAATAATGCTCGTTTTTCATAACACTGCAGTTTTGATTGTATAAACCTTACCTCAAATCATACAGCTGTAGCAGCTGAGCATGGTGCAGTCACCAGTCAACATCTATGGTAAAAACTATACCTGTAGACCTGTGTCCCCTAAAATATTTTGCTGTAGAAGCTGCCTGGTGTGTGGTGtatgttcagcagcagatgctcctgaataatcattaaaatatcaaaggaATATTACAGGAACACTGCAGGCAGTGGCGTGTCCCTCTGATCCTCTTGCTCTTCCATGACTACATGTTGCTCCTGCTGTCACTTTGGTCATGAATGTGACTTTATTCTACATGTATAGTATCTAATTGATTATTTATAGTTTATTGTTATAGAGATCCAAAGCTAAACTGACAGAAGGCTGggactgaggggaaaaaaggcgtttcagcaccacagacagctCCGTGGATTTATCAGCATACATCACACTGACGTGTCAGAGCTGTGGTCGGAGCCATAGAGAGTAACTTCTAACAAACCTCAGTCAGATAAAGGATCGATAAGTCAGTCAAATGTCACAATTTCACACCATGTTTCTGCATTAAAACATGAACAGAGACCAACTAAAGTACAGTAATGTTTATAGAGGCACTGTATTTAAGCACAATTTGGAGGCACTTAATCCAGAGTATCTCCATTTTACTTCATATGTCCACAATTCTCCtacattcatttgaatgttgTAGAACATTCTGCAtaacaagtacatttactctTGATCCTTTGAATCGACTGAATCGACACCATAACCTGACATCCACTACCCCTAAACATGTAGCCATGTGGGGGCAACACAGACCACTACACCTGTGATTGGTCGGCTTCAGCACAGAAagctccccctccctctgcctcagtCAGTTCAGTGGTCTTACACTCACAGTAATTTCAGAAACTCAACACAGTGGCTCAgaaaccccaccaccacctaGTGTTTTGGTAGTGTAACTGCAGAGAGGCTTTCTGTAGAGCTATGActtttgttattgattaatctgcctgCTTTTTTCTCAAATAATTGATCATTTGACTTGTAAATTGGCCATCACTCACGTTTGAAAACTTAAACCttcaaatgtttggcatttttgtttaagCCATTAATTCACTGTTAAACCAGTTGCAGATTAATATCTTCCATTAACTAACTAATGCAGCTCTAGCTTCCTGTTTCCCTGTATGCTCAGAAAACCAACATGAAGCCTTTCACCTCTCACAGCAGACTTTTACAGGAACGTTCAGCTTTTGGAGTAAAACCTTTGAGTGGAGTTGTTTTTCTGAACAACCAGCCACAGAGTTTTACAAAACTGAGCTAcagcacaaacactgtggtTGTGTCTAAAAATTGTTCTCTGCCTGTGGAGTTTACAGTTGTGAAGTACTGACCATACTATCTGTTGTCATCGTAGCAGTCAACAGCAAGAGCTGTACTGCAGAATTATCATTGCAGATTTTCAATCACACTAATTTAAAGGCTTTTCTGCTGAAAGTTCCACCATGTCAGGTTCACTACAAGAGGAGAAAATCCACTGGACCTGGTTTAAATCAAAGTTGTTGCAGTTAATGTAAGAGCACgcactgtaaacactgtaaagTTTGGACATTCTGTGCTGCACTGAGGTGTATGAGGAAGGACAtttgctctgtgtatgtgtgtgcgtgtgttgtgAGTTTTTCAGAAACGTTGCTGGTTACTCTGGGCCACAGCGGTTTGTTTTGTACGTTTGTACAGGAGCCACTGTCAGATCGTCTGTGGTTACATATGAACCAGTGGTGATGAAAAGGATTACTGCTCAttgcttctcttcttcttgtaGAGATGAAGATCGAGCAATTCTGATTGAACTGAAGACGAAAGGTGCTTCTCGTGAAACTTTCTCCGCTTTGTCAGAAAAACTCAACAAGCCATCTGGGCAGGTGAGTTATTCTCCATTCTTTTTCTGTTGTAGTCATGTGATATGCATTATACCTTATGACTGTATGGACTGCAATCGCCATCCAATGACTATTTTCCTCTCCTTAGATCGCTCACCGATTTTACCAGCTCATGAAGCTTTTTAAGAAGCAGGAGAAGATGGACACCTGATCCCTCAGGCTTTGCTTCATGCAAACTGGTCTTGTATTCAAGCATTTCCATGCACATTCTTTAGCCCTGATACAGGTATGTAGGCTGCTGTCCATGTGACATAGTGCAGAAAAATGTGAGTCATTACATGTTCTGCTTGGGTCATATCGATCCCCATCAAGATCTGATGGCCTTCATCCTCCAACCatcagataaacagaaatatggACAGCAGAGTTTTTCAAAGGAAGGTTAAGTCAGTGTCTGTGAAGATACTGAACTGGACCTGTTCTTGACAACACAATATGAATATGAAGGATGAAACATCCACTTACTGAACAATCAACACCAGTGTTATTGTTTTTGATGCACTTTTGGTTTTTGGTAATCCACACAGCAATCACTACTTCAGTACGGGCTCAGGATATTTGCTGACGTCTGGTCGTCACAGAAGCAGACAtctctgtcctcagctcagTATCTGTTCatgctttcctctctctgcctttacaGTTAGCACACATTATAAAAATGTTCTCATCCAGCCCTCAAGTTCATTTTACATCTAGTCTTAAACTTATGTTTTTCTCAAAGCAGGAAAAACTGCCTTTGGACTAGGATCATTCTAAGTCAAAGTTTTCTAAATcaagtgacatttttatttgctgGGCGCTCTCGAAAGACAACATGAAGCATCACCTAGCTGTATGCCTTGACCTATGGGACTTAATGTAATTCTGTATGTGATATTTTGGATGTTATTTTAATGGAAGTATtttggagggtggggggtggggggtgcttGATAAGGTTAAAGGCTGGTAAAATTCACATAGAGGACATTACATTTGTCTCTTGATACAAATTCAAAGTTTTATCTGTGGGCCTAAATGGCATTTAGTTTAACTCGCTTATAACGAGCATGGAATGCAATATTGTGAATATTGTACATACTTCTTtactgaaaataaagttttatttatttattctggtTTTATGCCTCATTTTGTTCACAGTCTAACAGTGTGATGGGATTAATGTAAAACCACTGTGCTAAATTGGGGGGAGGGGGCAGTTGGATGGCAATGGAGGGTAGAGCCATACACTGCATTCACCATGACACAAATATTCATAAAGTGGGCCACAAAGTATAGAAATTGAGGGCAGTGCCTAGGGGTGCCATTTCTAACTGGCAGAGCAGACAGTGACATAAAGTGGAGGACAGAGGCAAACAGAGATGGTGCTGGAATTTATTGTACCAAATATTCTGATGAACATGTCGTCTTTCGCTGTCTTTACCAGGCGGGAAGTTACTGATCGGCTGTCAGGCAGTAAAAAGTTACAGCTAATAgttttgaatatgaaaatacagtatatggaTACCTAACCATTATACTTTGTGatagaagtaaaagtaccagtaccacaatgtaaaatacTCCATGACAAGTCAAAGAGCTGGtttcaaaaatctgtttattgtGACTGAGGTAGTATTCCTGTATCTGACATTAATAGATgctgcatcagtgtgtgagtaGCATTTAAGTCTTGCAGCTGCTCGAGGGGGAGGAGGTGTTTTAGTCCAGTGTCTGCCTGCAGGGAAGGAGGAAATGTGAGGGCTGGTGATGATCAATAGAAAAGGCTGAGTTCTGACACAAATGTCTTCAtattttggattattacagtGAACAACTTCAAGACATTAGAAACATAACAAGGTGCTTCACCAGAGACTTGTTCTGTGAGGGCTCAATAGATGGAAATATGTCGTTCATCTAACAATTCCCTGTATTCACAGTATAACATTATTATGGTGTTTCATGTACATTTCAAATCTGAAAAGTATCTCGCAACTACAGCTGACAGATCAACAGTGGAGTACCAAGTACAATATGCCTCCCTGAAATATGGTGGAATAAGGGTATAAATACTCAAATGAAGTACAAGTACCTAAAAATTGTAATCAAGTGCAGTACTTGAGTGAATGTATGCGGTTAGTTTTACTGCTTTGGTTTTGGAATGACAGCCACCACCTGGCTCCATGTAGCCACAGGAGCATTAATGAGGTCCAATACACACTGACTGATAAGAGCCGGCTCACAGTCAGCAGTCCacttcatcccaaaggtgtGGGATGGGGCTGAGGTCggggctctgtgcaggccagttATATTCATCCGCACCATACAGGAAACACCATCCCCTGTATGAATAAACAAGTTTGAAAGCCTGCTGTGGTTTAAGTGTTGTCCTCGTGCAGTAGCTGCTACAGCATCAAGATGTCCCTTCACTGGAACTACACCTACATCACAAAAACAGCCCTGACCCCAGACCAAAGGTCAATGGACAGcagtgtccacatacttttagTCATATAGCCAACATGAGAACATTGTCCATGGCTGTGCATCGATGTTTCAGTTTGTGCTATTTCCAGTGTTGTGTCCTGATAAAAGTTGCAGGGTGAAACTAACCTCAGGGCGTTATAGGGTCATGTGGTGGATCAATCACTTCAAACTGGAGTCCTAGTTTACCACAGCATTGAAATAGTGTCAGCTACACACTGCACACTGGGGTCTCGTCTGTCAGGGGATGACAGCTGAGCCCCGACGTCCCACAAATGAATCTGCTCTTTCATAATGGCTTCACACTGAAGCACAAGAGACCAGGACCCTAGAAAACATGTAAGTAAGacatctttgttgtgttttgaggtTTCATCTGATGACAGACCTACAAGTTCACTGACAGCTGATAATAATGTGACAGAAGATGGGGGATTGGAACTTATTAGGGAGCATTTTAGAAGAGGTCCACATTCATTCCACCATCGTGGGGAAGATCTGGCTCACCATCCTCTTCATTTTCCGGATGCTCGTGCTGGGTGTCGCAGCTGAGGACGTCTGGGATGATGAGCAGAGCGAGTTTGTTTGCAACACAGAGCAGCCGGGCTGCAAGAACGTCTGCTACGACCAGGCCTTCCCCATCTCCCTCATCCGCTACTGGGTCCTCCAGATCATCTTTGTGTCCTCTCCATCGCTGGTCTACATGGGTCATGCCTTATACCGTCTGAGGACcctggagaaagagaggcacaGGAAAAAAGCCTGTCTGAAAGCTGAGCTGGAGGGGACGGACCCCATCCAAGGAAGACCACAAGAGGATCGAGCGAGAACTCAGGAAACTAGATGAACAGAAGAAAGTAAGGAAAGCTCCCCTCAGAGGCTCCTTGCTGCGCACATATGTGTTCCATATCTTGACTAGATCTGTGGTGGAGGTGGGCTTTATTATAGGTCAGTGTGCTCTGTATGGCATCGGGCTCTCCCCTCTGTACAAATGTGAGCGTTTGCCTTGTCCCAACAGTGTTGACTGTTTTGTGTCACGACCAACAGAGAAGAACATTTTCATTGTCTTCATGCTGGTTATCGCCGGAGTTTCTTTATTCCTCAACCTCCTGGAGATTTTCCATCTGGGGGTGAAGAAGATCAAACAGAGCCTGTACGGATACAAATATGGAGATGATGAGAGCGTGTGCAGGTCAAAGAAAAACTCCATGGTGCAGCAGGTTTGTGTGCTCACCAACTCCTCACCACAGAGGCTGATGCACCTCACGCAGATGACctgctctgttgtgtctgaTGCTCTCGGGGAGCCTGCGCCTCAGAATCAGGAGCCGTCCCGGAGTTCCAATCAGCAGCCTGTGCAGATGCTCCCGCCGAGCCAAGCCAACGCCCAGGGCCTGCAGCAGCTGGGGGGGGCCGAGCGGCGCTCCACCCTGGAGAGCAGGAAGCCCTCGTGTAGCAGCGACGAGTCAAACGGGCCGCAGGGCTCGGGCCACCCGCAGTACGCGGGACCTCGACCCTCGCTCATGGCCTGCCACATGGAAATCCCAGCAGCCCTGAAACACCCGCAGAGGAAGCAGAGCAGGGTGAGTGTCTGTAAGGAGCTCAGCGACATGAGCGATTCTCCAGAGAGCGACCACTACCCCACAGCCAGGAAGTGCAGCTTCATGTCCAGAGGACTGTCAGAGGGAAAGCTGGCCACTCCGTCTGACAGCGCAGACTCTCAGAGTGGAACGGACGTGGAGGCCCAGCACCTCAACCAGGGAGAGAGTCCGGTGATGACCCCTCCGCCTCCAGCCAGCGGGAGGAGGATGTCCATGGTGAGAAAAAGATCATCCAGGCATGTTTTATCTGGAGCCACTAAAGCAACAAATGTACCTACTTGGCTGCAGATGAGTTCAGCTGTATGTCAGTGAAGCAGTGCAGTCAGACTAAAGTGTAAAGACAGATTTAGAAGAGCTGAATAAAACAACTTTACACGATATCATACTATATGCTGACTGCCATGAAATCTAATGACAGCACTTCAGTATTACTTTAATATTACTGTGTCTAGGTATTTCACCTCTGACTGCACTCAGCTGCTACAAACAAATCACAGTCAGTGTGTtagggcagagggaggagatcTCAAAACCCAAACTCTCTGTGTGTAGATTCCACCAGAGggaagtgagaaaatatgtttcattCTGGCAAAATGACCCTTTAAACAACTGATCCACCCAGTGTTCTGCCACTGAACCTGGGTCTGTTAGGACTCAGTCTTAAACACTCCACGTCTTTAGTCTGTGCTCCCTCACAGCACATCAGCACTAAATATCACACAGAGTTAAAGTttgaaaacagtttgaaaatgtaGGCGTTTTGCGTTTAGAGCTGATCTCAGATCATCTGACAGCGTGGGTGAggtttgatcagatttgtcTGATCTGATCAGTCTGATAAATGATGATCGATGCATGGGAGTATGTGACATCAGAGAGACCAAAAAATCTCCCCCGAGCAGTCACCACAGCTGTCTGCACAGCTCACACTGAGAAAAGCATTGTCAGCTTAGTTACAGAAACGTTGCTTATGTCTTTGCATACGTTTTTGAGCTGTATGAGCAGTTTGAGTCC from Lates calcarifer isolate ASB-BC8 linkage group LG7_1, TLL_Latcal_v3, whole genome shotgun sequence carries:
- the gja10b gene encoding LOW QUALITY PROTEIN: gap junction protein alpha 10 b (The sequence of the model RefSeq protein was modified relative to this genomic sequence to represent the inferred CDS: deleted 1 base in 1 codon); this encodes MGDWNLLGSILEEVHIHSTIVGKIWLTILFIFRMLVLGVAAEDVWDDEQSEFVCNTEQPGCKNVCYDQAFPISLIRYWVLQIIFVSSPSLVYMGHALYRLRTLEKERHRKKACLKAELEGTDPIKEDHKRIERELRKLDEQKKVRKAPLRGSLLRTYVFHILTRSVVEVGFIIGQCALYGIGLSPLYKCERLPCPNSVDCFVSRPTEKNIFIVFMLVIAGVSLFLNLLEIFHLGVKKIKQSLYGYKYGDDESVCRSKKNSMVQQVCVLTNSSPQRLMHLTQMTCSVVSDALGEPAPQNQEPSRSSNQQPVQMLPPSQANAQGLQQLGGAERRSTLESRKPSCSSDESNGPQGSGHPQYAGPRPSLMACHMEIPAALKHPQRKQSRVSVCKELSDMSDSPESDHYPTARKCSFMSRGLSEGKLATPSDSADSQSGTDVEAQHLNQGESPVMTPPPPASGRRMSMSMILELSSIMKK